A single region of the Manihot esculenta cultivar AM560-2 chromosome 12, M.esculenta_v8, whole genome shotgun sequence genome encodes:
- the LOC110627420 gene encoding transcription factor bHLH62, whose amino-acid sequence MEGEFFLNARIPPPPLQFEPASTSAMPTWHSLSSAMELQEQSPDCFFTPNCVKSTDQCLHFDSALSSMVSSPAASNSNISGESFMIRELIGKLGSINNNNSGEISPHSRPMLPASYITPGNNSTNTSCYSTPLNSPPKLDLPPLDQFSRENLNFPSLGTPLGLNSSVAEFTADPGFAERAAKFSCFGSRSFNGRSGQLGLNNAEFAYKCNPLMGNGKLPRVSSSPSLKIIGSQKVNKSCSPLQDRSELANSSQESSVSEQTQNGEAALKATSELNSKKRKAVYKGKSKESNCGAKDAETDDNSNTKRIKPNEGNGNEKSAVKAEEEQKDGDEKQAKNNNSKPPEPPKDYIHVRARRGQATDSHSLAERVRREKISERMKLLQDLVPGCNKVTGKALMLDEIINYVQLLQRQVEFLSMKLSSVNTRLDFNMDTLISKDIFQSTNQLLHPMFPLDSSASAIFGQQHQQNPPLHSNISNGTVTQCSTRPLDTGLCQSFNMQLPPLEGFNHNAPQYPIFCEGDLQTIVQMGFGQNLNRESMLQAHNFTGQNQVAQMKPEL is encoded by the exons ATGGAGGGTGAGTTCTTTCTTAATGCACGAATCCCTCCACCGCCATTGCAGTTTGAGCCAGCTTCAACCTCTGCAATGCCCACTTGGCATTCACTCTCTTCGGCCATGGAATTGCAAGAGCAATCACCTGATTGCTTCTTCACTCCCAACTGCGTAAAGTCAACGGATCAATGTCTCCATTTTGACTCTGCTCTGAGTTCAATGGTGTCCTCGCCAGCAGCATCCAATTCTAACATTTCCGGCGAAAGCTTTATGATCAGGGAACTCATTGGAAAATTAGGAAGTATCAACAACAACAACTCTGGCGAGATCTCCCCGCATTCTCGGCCAATGTTGCCGGCTTCATACATTACCCCTGGAAACAACAGCACCAACACTTCCTGTTATAGTACTCCTCTGAATTCACCGCCGAAGCTTGATTTGCCTCCACTAGATCAATTTTCCAgggaaaatttgaattttcccAGTTTGGGGACACCTCTGGGTTTGAATTCTAGTGTCGCAGAGTTCACAGCTGATCCTGGATTCGCTGAGAGAGCTGCAAAGTTCTcttgcttcggcagccgaagtttcAATGGTAGAAGCGGACAGTTGGGGCTAAACAACGCAGAATTTGCATATAAATGCAATCCATTAATGGGAAACGGGAAGCTGCCTCGGGTTTCCAGCAGTCCTTCTCTCAAGATAATTGGATCTCAAAAAGTTAACAAGAGTTGTTCTCCATTGCAAGATCGATCCGAATTGGCCAATTCTTCTCAAGAATCCTCTGTTTCTGAACAAACCCAAAATGGGGAAGCTGCTTTGAAGGCCACAAGTGAATTGAATTCCAAGAAAAGGAAAGCAGTTTACAAGGGAAAATCAAAAGAATCCAATTGCGGAGCTAAG GATGCAGAAACTGATGATAATTCAAACACAAAGAGAATCAAGCCAAATGAAGGGAATGGAAATGAAAAATCTGCTGTTAAAGCAGAGGAAGAGCAGAAGGATGGAGATGAGAAACAAGCCAAGAACAACAACTCAAAGCCTCCTGAACCTCCTAAGGACTACATTCATGTCAGAGCAAGAAGAGGCCAAGCCACAGACAGTCACAGCTTAGCTGAAAGA GTTCGAAGAGAGAAAATCAGTGAAAGAATGAAGCTTCTCCAAGATCTTGTACCAGGTTGCAATAAG GTTACAGGCAAGGCTCTCATGCTTGATGAAATTATAAACTATGTGCAGTTATTGCAACGCCAAGTTGAg TTTCTCTCCATGAAGCTGTCTTCTGTGAACACCAGGCTGGATTTCAACATGGATACTCTCATTTCAAAAGAT ATATTTCAATCAACCAACCAATTGCTACATCCAATGTTCCCATTAGATTCGTCGGCGTCAGCCATTTTTGGGCAGCAACACCAGCAAAATCCACCACTACATAGCAATATTTCTAATGGGACAGTGACCCAATGCTCAACTCGCCCATTAGATACTGGACTGTGCCAAAGCTTCAATATGCAGTTACCCCCACTTGAAGGATTTAACCATAATGCTCCTCAg TATCCAATTTTCTGTGAGGGTGATCTCCAAACCATTGTTCAGATGGGTTTCGGCCAGAATCTGAACCGGGAATCAATGTTGCAGGCACACAACTTTACCg GTCAAAATCAAGTAGCCCAGATGAAACCTGAGCTTTAA